In the Candidatus Obscuribacterales bacterium genome, TATTGTAGCTTATTGAGATCTAGTTGCATTAAATTGAACAGACTTTCTTCAATAAGATTCATGGTTGCCCGAGTTGGTTGCTGTAGGCTTATGGGCAATCTAACCAAAGCAAAGTCCCTGTAAACGTGAGTTTGATAACGTTAGGGCTCCAGAAACTCCTACCCTTTGGGTGATAACCAACAAAGTTCGGGCTGAACGACGAGGCGGATGATTGCTGACAACCTGATGGTATGGACAAGATAGATGACGGGAATCACGGCATCCATCTCACCTCTACGGTATAGACAAGGTGATGACGGGAATTATGAGATACGCCTTGTGCTCCTCGTGATTATTGAAGCCTTAATTCCTGAGGTATGCCTTGTTTTTGTGAATCTTCCTCGTCACACTGGAACTAGAGCTTGAGAGGGTTACGGTTGCTGGGTGCCGCCTGGGTGACTGGTCTAGGGCGGTCTTGGGATAGCCATAACGTTGCTGTCGGTAAATACCTGATGCGAAGGGACTATGCAATCGCCTGATCTCAAAAAACGCCTGTCTATGACTGTCCCGTTTGCCTATGCTTTCTGGAGCAGCCTGTGGATTTTGTTGTCCGATCGCGTTCTACTTGGACTGGGGGCAACGCCGGAGCTATTAGTGCGGGTGAGTATCCTCAAGGGATGGCTATTTACCCTGGTGACCAGCGTGCTGCTCTACCTCTTGATTCGCCGGGGAGAGCGATCGCTGCGGGATAGCTATGCCTTGCTCAGCAGCATCATTGAGGGAACCACAGACGCCATCTTTGTCAAAGACCTCCAAGGCCGTTACGGGTTGATCAACACAAGCGGTGCCCAGCGTTTGGGGAAATCGGCTGCGGAGATTATCGGCACCGATGACCGAGATTATGTGTCTGCAGAAGATGTTATTCAACTGCAGGCTACGGATCGGGCGGTACTCAGTGCCAAAATGCCGCAGCAGCTTGAAGAATCGGTGACAATGCAAGGGCAGAGGCTGACCTATCTAACCACCAAGTATCCCCTTTTTAACGTTCAGGGTGGTGTGGAGGGGGTGATCGGCATTTCGCGGGATATCACCGAGCGGCAGCAGATGAAGCAAGAGCGGGAGGCGCTGCTACAGGAACTGCAAGGGAGGAATCGGGAGCTGGAAGCGCTCAACCTCGTCACAGCTAATGCCATCAGCACGTTGGATCTAGACGCTCTGCTGCATGTTCTTCTCGATCGCTTAGTGACGGTGATGGCGGCTGACCTGGGGCTGATTTTTCTCGTCCAGGATGACGATCTCGTCCTCGCGGCCCACATGGGCGATGCTAGAACCGACCAGTACAGTGACTTTTTGATTAATCGGGAAATTGCTCGCATCATTCGAGCGACGGAGCAACTGCTGGATATTCAAGATTTGCGGCAGGATCCTCGCTTTAGTGCCTATCCTGGCAATCTGCCCCAAACCCGTCATGTGTTGGGGGTGCCCCTGAAGCGGCAAAACCAGTTTGTGGGCGTTCTGCAGGTGGAATGGCATCAATCCCATGCTTCCACGGAGCGGGAGATTCGTTTATTAGAAATCACGGCGGAACGCTGTGCGATGGCGTTGATCAATGCTCAGTTGTTTGAACATACTCAGCAGCTACAGCAGCGTCTCCAGCTTCAGTTTGACCGCAGTCCCATTGCTTGCATCATCTGCGATCGCCAGGGCCGAGTCGTGGACTGGAATCCCGCCGCGATCGCTACCTTTGGCTACACTAAGGCTGATATGGTGGGCAAGGCGCTGGATCGGGTGGATGCGGGGGCGGTGGATGGGGAGATAGTGGAGAGCGATCGCTCCCTAGCTACCCAGATCTTGCGCCTGGATGGTGAAACCTCTAGGCCAATGTTGCGGGAAGCCCAAACCCAAGACGGGCGCACCATTTTCTGCGAATGGCATCATACGCCGCTGCGGCAGGCAAATGGTGAAGTGATTGGCTTCCTAGCCATGGTGCAGGATGTGACGGCACGGCTGCAAACTGAGGAACAACTGCGCCACTATGCCTTTTATGATTCCTTGACTCAACTTCCTCAGCGGCGGTTGTTGCAGCAGCGCATTCAAGTGTTGCTGGATGAGAGTACGGCAACTCAGCCCAAGTCGTTTGCTATTTTTCACCTCGATCTCGTGCGTTTTAAGGTGCTGAAATATAGCCTGGGGCATCAGTTGGCCGAGCAGTTGCTGATGGCGATCGCCACTCGATTGCAGACAAGTCTACCGCCCCAAGGACTTCTCTCTCGGGTGGGCACTGATGAATTCGCCATTCTCCATGAAGCGATCGCCTCGCTCCATGATGCTGTGCACTTTGCCGAGCAACTGCAGCGCGACTTTAGCCTGCCTTTTAGCCTCGGCACCCATACGGTTTTTGTGCAGATTACCCTAGGCTTTGTGCTCAGTTGCGATTGTGACGGTGATTCAGAAGCACTGCTGCAGGCGGCCGATATTGCCATGCACCATGCCCGTATGAAAAGTATGGCCGGAGGCTATGCCGCGTTTGACCTAGGAATGCGCGCCCAGGCTCTCGATCGCCTCCGGTTAGACAGCGAAATGCACCGCGCTCTCGATCGTCAAGACTTTCAGCTCTACTACCAGCCGATTATCCAGATGGAATCCGGGCAGTTGATTGGCTTTGAAGCTCTCCTGCGCTGGCGACATCATCAAGAATGGATCTCGCCAACCGATTTTATTCCGTTGGCAGAAGAAACGGGGTTCATTGTGCCCCTGGGTATCTGGGTGCTGCGGCAGGCCTGCACCCAACTCCAAGCTTGGCACCGGCAATTTCCCGATCGCCCCCTCTTAGCCATCTCGGTGAATGTATCGGTGACGCAGCTTGTGCAGCCCAATTTCCTAGCTACGGTGGATCAAGTGCTGGAGGAAACGGGGCTACCTGCCATCTGCCTGAAGCTGGAGGTGACGGAAACGGCGGTGATGGAAAATGCAGCCCAGGTGAGTACGGTGCTAGAGCAGTTGAAAGCGCGCCACATTCGTCTATGTATCGATGATTTTGGCACAGGCTACTCATCCCTGAGCTACTTGCGCACCTTCCCTTTCGATACCCTCAAAGTCGATCGCTCTTTTGTCATCAGCCTAGAACAGGATCCCAAAAGCCTAGAACTGATTCGCATGATCCGCCTCCTGGCCCGCAGTCTTCATATGGACATGGTGGCAGAGGGCGTAGAAACTCAGGAACAGCTTCAGCAACTCCAGTCTCTTGGGTGTGAGGCCGCTCAAGGCTATTTGATCTCCCGTCCTATTCCTAGTTACCAAGCAGAACAAGCGATCGCCCTTGGAGAATGGCCTTGGCCTACACCCCTTTGACAGAGCGAAGCAGATCTCCGACTTCTTTAAGAAGTCGGAGATCTGGAAGAAGTCGGAGATCTGGGGAGTTAGTTCCTAAGCACCGATCGCTTCCTTGGCAGCATAGAGGACCTCAGCGGTAATTTCGGAGATATTGCGATCGCGGGCAAATTTCTCCGTATTGCGTTTTACCTTACCGCGCACAAAGCCAGGGATACGGTTGAGTTCTGTCAAGCCATCCTTGCTCCAGCCCAGATCGGTATCGGCGGTCATGCCCTTGGTGATCACGTCCTTGGTGTCGTGGCCGCCGAAAATTTCCAGCAGGTGATCTTCCATGCCCAAGGTGAAGGAATTGTAGACTAAGTCGGCGATTTGGTTGGTGCCTTCATAACCCACGAAGGGCTTATAGCCAATGGGGAAGTTTTGGATGTGGATCGGTGCAGCAATGACACCGCAGGGAATATTCAAGCGCTTGCCCACATGCCGTTCCATTTGGGTGCCGAAGATGGCGGAGGGTTCAATGCGGGCGATCGCATCCCCGATGGCGGCATGGTCATCGCTCACCAAGACCTCATCGCAGTAGTCGCTCACCTGCTCCCGGAACCAGTCTTCATCATATTTACAGTAGGTTCCTGCCATCACCACATGGATGCCCATTTCCCGCGCCAAAATCTTAGTCATCGCCGCCGCGTGGGTATTATCGCCAAATACCACGGCCTTCTTACCCGTCAGGTTTTGGCAATCGATGGAGCGGGAAAACCAAGCGGCTTGAGAAACGTTCAGGGTTTGGTGGTTAATAAAATCTTCGTAGTCAACGGCAGCACCTTGGTCGTTTAAGATGCGCTGGATGGCGCGAATGCAGCGAGCTGTTTCCACCACGCCCATGGGCACAATATCGACCACCGGCATGGCAAACTCTTGCTTCA is a window encoding:
- a CDS encoding EAL domain-containing protein — protein: MTVPFAYAFWSSLWILLSDRVLLGLGATPELLVRVSILKGWLFTLVTSVLLYLLIRRGERSLRDSYALLSSIIEGTTDAIFVKDLQGRYGLINTSGAQRLGKSAAEIIGTDDRDYVSAEDVIQLQATDRAVLSAKMPQQLEESVTMQGQRLTYLTTKYPLFNVQGGVEGVIGISRDITERQQMKQEREALLQELQGRNRELEALNLVTANAISTLDLDALLHVLLDRLVTVMAADLGLIFLVQDDDLVLAAHMGDARTDQYSDFLINREIARIIRATEQLLDIQDLRQDPRFSAYPGNLPQTRHVLGVPLKRQNQFVGVLQVEWHQSHASTEREIRLLEITAERCAMALINAQLFEHTQQLQQRLQLQFDRSPIACIICDRQGRVVDWNPAAIATFGYTKADMVGKALDRVDAGAVDGEIVESDRSLATQILRLDGETSRPMLREAQTQDGRTIFCEWHHTPLRQANGEVIGFLAMVQDVTARLQTEEQLRHYAFYDSLTQLPQRRLLQQRIQVLLDESTATQPKSFAIFHLDLVRFKVLKYSLGHQLAEQLLMAIATRLQTSLPPQGLLSRVGTDEFAILHEAIASLHDAVHFAEQLQRDFSLPFSLGTHTVFVQITLGFVLSCDCDGDSEALLQAADIAMHHARMKSMAGGYAAFDLGMRAQALDRLRLDSEMHRALDRQDFQLYYQPIIQMESGQLIGFEALLRWRHHQEWISPTDFIPLAEETGFIVPLGIWVLRQACTQLQAWHRQFPDRPLLAISVNVSVTQLVQPNFLATVDQVLEETGLPAICLKLEVTETAVMENAAQVSTVLEQLKARHIRLCIDDFGTGYSSLSYLRTFPFDTLKVDRSFVISLEQDPKSLELIRMIRLLARSLHMDMVAEGVETQEQLQQLQSLGCEAAQGYLISRPIPSYQAEQAIALGEWPWPTPL
- the bchB gene encoding ferredoxin:protochlorophyllide reductase (ATP-dependent) subunit B, giving the protein MKLAYWMYAGPAHIGTLRVATSFKNVHAIMHAPIGDDYFNVMRSMLERERNFTPVTTSVVDRHVLARGSQEKVVDNITRKDQEEHPDLIVLTPTCTSSILQEDLQNFVDRAQMESKGDVMLADVNHYRVNELQAGDRTLQQIVQFYTEKARKRDELPTDKTANPSVNIIGTSTLGFHNQHDCTELKRLMADLGIEVNAVIPDGASVHQLKNLSRAWFNLVPYRELGTMTADYLKQEFAMPVVDIVPMGVVETARCIRAIQRILNDQGAAVDYEDFINHQTLNVSQAAWFSRSIDCQNLTGKKAVVFGDNTHAAAMTKILAREMGIHVVMAGTYCKYDEDWFREQVSDYCDEVLVSDDHAAIGDAIARIEPSAIFGTQMERHVGKRLNIPCGVIAAPIHIQNFPIGYKPFVGYEGTNQIADLVYNSFTLGMEDHLLEIFGGHDTKDVITKGMTADTDLGWSKDGLTELNRIPGFVRGKVKRNTEKFARDRNISEITAEVLYAAKEAIGA